In Nilaparvata lugens isolate BPH chromosome 5, ASM1435652v1, whole genome shotgun sequence, the following proteins share a genomic window:
- the LOC111055002 gene encoding 28S ribosomal protein S34, mitochondrial isoform X1: MQNAKVKFIGRTTDFSGKTLWEILGNLKDNGVGRLVQRHMFNRYPEPSYYRIIKVDALPLPSADDDKDFKRRHYYYYDKSLRKCRVWVEKVFRGRHYPDLIEIEAVSYKPDYRLIPRSEEAKLKAAVAATPPRQSIAPAAVPFPPLLRTLILDEMKQKGIELKSEPLLSLTEVLKQGRENIAKIEGDLSQSDDSSAKNLSS; the protein is encoded by the exons ATGCAGAATGCCAAAGTTAAATTCATTGGAAGAACCACTGATTTTAGTGGGAAGACATTATGGGAAATATTAGGTAATTTAAAAGACAACGGTGTAGGAAGATTAGTTCAGAGGCATATGTTCAATAGATATCCTGAGCCAAGCTATTATAGAATTATCAAAGTTGATGCATTGCCTTTGCCCTCTGCG GATGACGACAAAGACTTCAAACGACGCCACTACTACTACTACGACAAGAGCCTGCGCAAGTGTCGTGTGTGGGTGGAGAAGGTGTTCAGAGGCCGCCACTACCCCGACCTCATTGAGATCGAGGCGGTCAGCTACAAGCCCGACTACCGTCTCATCCCTCGCTCCGAGGAGGCCAAGCTCAAAGCGGCCGTTGCCGCCACACCGCCCCGCCAGAGCATCGCCCCGGCTGCAGTGCCCTTTCCACCGCTGCTCAGG ACTTTAATCTTGGACGAGATGAAGCAGAAGGGTATAGAACTGAAGAGCGAGCCTTTGCTATCGTTGACCGAAGTTTTGAAACAGGGCCGAGAAAATATTGCTAAAATTGAGGGAGACCTCAGCCAAAGTGACGATTCTAGTGCCAAAAACCTCTCTAGTTGA